The Natribaculum luteum genome contains the following window.
CAAAGAGTTTCGTCATCACAAAAGAGCGGAGCCCTTTCGAACGACAACGGTCACTGACCGTGAACAGCCTAGACCGTGGAGGTGGCGATGATTGCGCGAACACCAGCAAAAAAGGTGCTTAGGCCTGGCGATTCCCACCAACGGCAGAGTTCGAGGAAGTGGATCGTCGTCCATCCGGTCACGGCCAATGAGACACGGCCCTCGTGCCAGTACCGGGCAACCTTGTGAATGCACACCTGCTTGCCTTCCTCGATCCACAGAGCGTCTGATGACTTCCAGATCGTCACGCGTGTCTGGCCACTGCCATCCGCAATGACATCAACCTGCGCGATGCTCGCACGTGAGGGATCCCACAGAATTTCGACACGCCATTCGATGCTCACCTCTTCGATTCACCCTCTCGAGTTTTCCAATGGGGATGACGTGCCCGGATGCCGTCTGCAGTTCCTCGAGTACGTTGACGAGCGCACTTGTCAGGTCCAGGCCACCGACGACGGCTTCACTCAACCGTCGACTGATCGCTGCTCGAGACCAGCCATCCAACTGCTCTGCCAGTCGCATCGACTGCTTGTTCACAGTCGCCAACTGCTTCTGGGTAACGGTTTTAGGGATTGCACAGAGCTTGCCCATCACCATCCTGGCGACCGGAATTGCTCACGTCAGTTTCAGCCGTCGTGCTGCGCGTTCAGTTCTCCGAGGAACCTGCCTGCCGTCGTCCCGATACGAACGCCGTCGATATCGCACATCTCGAGATCGTGCGTGGCAGTCCGAAAGGGGTATGGTCGACGAGGATGCGGTGGTTGACATCCTCCTCCGCGTGAACGCGGAGGAATCCCGAGGTTGGGATATTACGGTTTGCAGTCTACCACCTCTGCCCGAGGTTGGAATCCTCGGGAAAGGTCGTGAAGGTAGACTCCGGGCTGTGCCAACCAGCCGGTACTCCTATCCCCACCCAAATCGGGTGCAGATTCGGAGTTACTTTCATTCAGGTCGAGACGGATATTCTCCGCCCCGTTTACGTCTGCATTGAACGCCACATCACACGCCTCACACACGTACAAGCCACGCTCGACGCGCTGACCATCGTCTTCCCTACCGCATACGCAACACGTCTTGCTCGTATCGCGTTCGGACACTTCCACGACCGTGATTCCCTCAACTTTCGCCTTGTATTCGAGGATGTTGGTGAAGCGGTCGAACGCCCACCCTTGCAAGTCGAGGTTGCCGTGCTTGCCCCAGTTTTTTGCTTCCCCGTCATCGTCCTCTCGGACGCCTTCCAAGTCACCGACGTTGATGCGTCCAACCCTCTTCTCAACACACCGTTCAACGATGTGCTTGGCGAGACTGTGGAAAAAGTGGGTGCGGCGCTCCGACCACGTCTGGTGAAGCCTTGTCGCTCGTTCACCACCGCTATCGTCGCATGTGGCGATTTCCTTCGGGAAGTAGTAGCCGTCTTGCTTCAGGCGGTTGCCGGGGTAGAGGTCGGCGTCTTCGGTGCTGTACGCAACAGCCGCGAAGTTACTGATACCGAGGTCGATACCGGCAGTTTCGTTGCCGGGTGCGGTAGGTGTCTCGATTTCGTCTTTACAGACGAGGTGGAGTTCCCACCGCTCTCTCTGCTGGTCGTAGACGGCGCGAACCTGTTGCAGGTTCTCGACTGTGACGCCGGGACGGGTTTCGTATTCGACAAGGATATATTCCCACGCTCGGGGATGTTCCTTGTGATTCGCACCTTTCGATAGCCGGACGCGGTTGTTCTTCGTATCGTGACGGATACCGTTTTGCTTCCACGTCACTGTGCTGCGCGGGTGCTCTTCGTGGACGCGGCGGCCTTCGTCATCGTAGTAATTGCGTTTGCGGTAGCCGGGCGGATTGTCCCGGTCGTCGTCCGAGGAGTACCACGAGTTGAAGGCTTCAGCGAGTTCCTCCAGAACCCGCTGACTGGACTGAGAATGGAGTCCCTTGTATTTTCGCTAGTTGTCCACTCTGGCTAAGCGGCCAGCTGGCTAACACGTAGTGATGAAGGAAGCGGGTGAATCAGAAATCTGATTCATCCGCTGTCCGGATCCGCACCTGATGAACCTTCCAAAACTCAAGCAGGTGCTTACTGATCCAGACGAGTTCATTTCGAACCGGCAACTCAAGGCTCTTTCTCTGGAGCTCCTCCTGTTGATTCCGATGCCGGGAATCGAGGGCTCGCCCCTCGATCCCGGCGATATCATGGAAGTCGTTCTTCGAGCCGCCGCTGGGACAACCTCTGTCAACGGCGTCACGACCAATACAGAGGAAACGCCCAATAGAGAACCCGTCATGGATTGGCTCCACACGCTCCAAAAAGACCCGATGCTAGACGCCGTCAACGATATTCTCGCTACGCTGGCGATGACGGTTCTCGACCGCCACAGGTCGAGAACCGTCTGTATCGACTTCATGGACAACCCCTTCCACGGAAATCCCAGCAGTGACGGCGAGATCAGACGGATGTCTGCTCGGGACGGGACTACCCAGTGTCATCGCTACTGCACAGCGTTCGTGATTGCGCAGGGAAAGCCGCTGACACTCGCGGTTGAACCGGTTGCTGGCGAAGATAGCAAGGCCGACGCGGTCGAGCGCCTGCTCGCCCGCGTCGAGACGTATCCATTCGAGATCGACCGAATTCTCATGGATCGAGACGCCTACGTCGGGAAGCTGATTGGCGTCCTTCGAGAAAGTGCACCGCCAGTCTTCCCGGTCAAGACCGGGAAGGCGTCGATCCGAAAGAAGCTCTCCGTAACGGCGTCATACATGACCGAAGAGACGATTTGTGAGGGGAAAGAGCACGAACAGACGTTTCCGATGGCAGTGAACGTTACCTACCAGAACGGTGACCGTGGAAAGTCTGGCGTGAAGACGACCGGATACGCGGCGTACGGTCTGGAAGACCGGACGCCGACGCAGGTTGCGACGATCTACAACAAGCGGTCACAGATCGAAAAGAGCTACGAGAAGTTCCGTGAAGCGCGTGCAGTGACGACAACACCGTCAACGACGATTCGCCTCTTCTACGTGGGTGTCGGGTTCTTGTTAGAGCAGTTGTGGCTGGTATTACAGTGGGCCGTGCTCGCCCGGCCACGCCGTGGCGGGCGAGCACTTCCCGTTGAGTTCACGTTCGGAGATGCGTTTCTCCACGGAGTCGTCCGGGAGTTAGACCGCGATCTGGGATGGAAAGAGAAGCATCGGACGAACGGTACCGGATTGCCACCTGGATGTGATCACGGACTCGGCTAAGCCGCCTCGCTTCTGACGAAGCGAGGTCGGCTACTAGCGTCAGCTATCTTTCTCGTCGTCAGAATCTCTGCCAAAGTGAGCGTAGTGAGACAGATTCTCAACTGTGTGCTGTCTCCTCGTCAGGTTACACACTGATTCTGCCTCACGTCTCGTCTATTTCCTCGGATCTGTCCGTGGCGTGATTGACGCAGTGGACAACTAGCGATTTTGGATGTGTCTTCAATTCGTCTTTCAACTCCTCGTGGTCGGGAATCTCGCCCGTTTCCGCCCACACTTCTCGGGAATGGTAGTTGGCGACGTTCCACAACTTGCTGGCACTCCACCCGTGCCGGTCGAGCGACTCCGCGACCTGTGAGTGGTTGCGGATTTTCGCTCGATGGGTGCGGTGGACTTCCAGCATCGTGAAACGCCTCTATAATCGCTTATATTCGTTTCTTTTGTAAAGATTTGGATTGAGAACGGTGGAATATCCGGCTCTGTCGGAGTCGGTAGAATGGGTCACTGAGTGACGGCGCGTATCCATGGCCTGAAGGCCGTGGTATTGCGCCTGTTCAGCATATAATAGCTCTACTGAATGCATGGATCTATGATTTAAGTGAGATGATGGCGTATTCGATAGGTAGAAGTTGCTTCTTTGACCAGTATAGTTGTATGACTAAACCGGGCGAAGAAAAAGCAAATGAGTGGGATACTGACGCCTATGACGAAGAGCATTCCTTCGTCTTTGAGTATGGCGAGGGTGTGGTTGATCTTCTAGAGCCGGCAAAGGACGAACGAATACTCGATCTCGGATGTGGGACTGGCCACCTGACAGCGCAAATTTCCAACTCGGGAGCAAACGTTGTTGGTCTCGATAGCTCCGAAGAGATGGTTGCGAAGGCACGCAAAACTTATCCAGAGTGTGAGTTTGTACATGCTGATGCTCGGAACTTCGCATTCGAGGACCCATTCGACGCGGTATTCTCTAACGCGGCGCTCCACTGGATTCCCGAGCAAGACGCCGTTCTCGATTCGGTTGCTGACGCTCTCGTTCCTGAAGGACGATTCGTCGCCGAACTCGGTGGCGCAGGAAACGTCGCCGCTATCGTCAACGCAGTCCGTAAAGAAGCGGCTGAGCATGGCTATGAAGTCGAGAGCCCATGGTACTTCCCGAGTATCGGCGAATACGCCACGAAGCTCGAATCACATGGCTTTGAGACGCGACATGCGACACTCTTCGACCGCCCGACGGAACTCGATAATGGGCCAGACGGACTTGCAGAATGGCTCAGCATGTTCGGCGATAGCCTGCTATCCGTCGTTCCTGATGAGGACCAATCAACAATCATCTCTGCTGTCGAAGATCGTCTTCGCGATGACCTGCTTCAAAACGGAACGTGGATCGCTGATTACCGGCGACTCCGCGTCGTCGCCATTCAAACCCGCAAATAGCGTGAACCGCCTCGGGGTCACGCCTCAAGGCACTTGCCTTGCTCATCTGTAGACTGGCGGTCAGTTCGCACGACCTTCGTATCGATTAGTTCGCCGAAATGGAGATGCAACCAACTCCATGAGTATAATCCTATGATCCCCTCCTGTGAGAACTAGTATTCGCTCCACGACCGATCTATCTGTGAACGATTATTTTCCGTTCTCAGCGGTAGTTGGATCCAGGTTTCGGACATCTAGCTCGCCATCGAGATACTGCTGGCCTGCATCAGTAATGTCGTAGACACCATTCCCGAGGTGAACGAGTAATCCGTAGACAACAAGCTTCTTACAGCGCTGATTGATATGCTGTCGGGAGAATCGCACACGACCACTGTCAGCCATCGACTTTGGCGTATCTGGCCCGCGTTCAGAGAGATGTTCCAAAATCCGATCATCGGCACGTGACATCCAGTCAGCATCGAAACGCATACTCAACGCTGGTTGCTACACGAGTATCCAAGCCGCGTTCCGTCAACCAGAGATGCGGTAAGATTCTATAGGTGACCAACATCTCTTTAAACTACGAAAAACGACAAAGAGACATGAGTGAT
Protein-coding sequences here:
- a CDS encoding ISH3 family transposase gives rise to the protein MNLPKLKQVLTDPDEFISNRQLKALSLELLLLIPMPGIEGSPLDPGDIMEVVLRAAAGTTSVNGVTTNTEETPNREPVMDWLHTLQKDPMLDAVNDILATLAMTVLDRHRSRTVCIDFMDNPFHGNPSSDGEIRRMSARDGTTQCHRYCTAFVIAQGKPLTLAVEPVAGEDSKADAVERLLARVETYPFEIDRILMDRDAYVGKLIGVLRESAPPVFPVKTGKASIRKKLSVTASYMTEETICEGKEHEQTFPMAVNVTYQNGDRGKSGVKTTGYAAYGLEDRTPTQVATIYNKRSQIEKSYEKFREARAVTTTPSTTIRLFYVGVGFLLEQLWLVLQWAVLARPRRGGRALPVEFTFGDAFLHGVVRELDRDLGWKEKHRTNGTGLPPGCDHGLG
- a CDS encoding class I SAM-dependent methyltransferase, with the protein product MTKPGEEKANEWDTDAYDEEHSFVFEYGEGVVDLLEPAKDERILDLGCGTGHLTAQISNSGANVVGLDSSEEMVAKARKTYPECEFVHADARNFAFEDPFDAVFSNAALHWIPEQDAVLDSVADALVPEGRFVAELGGAGNVAAIVNAVRKEAAEHGYEVESPWYFPSIGEYATKLESHGFETRHATLFDRPTELDNGPDGLAEWLSMFGDSLLSVVPDEDQSTIISAVEDRLRDDLLQNGTWIADYRRLRVVAIQTRK
- a CDS encoding DUF2250 domain-containing protein, producing MRFDADWMSRADDRILEHLSERGPDTPKSMADSGRVRFSRQHINQRCKKLVVYGLLVHLGNGVYDITDAGQQYLDGELDVRNLDPTTAENGK